A portion of the Pseudarthrobacter sp. L1SW genome contains these proteins:
- a CDS encoding aldolase, whose protein sequence is MSPTDLSPLQRPSGAFAMLAVDQREAMRNMFAEHTDQPVTDQDLRNFKLEAARILTPYASGILIDRQFALDQAIEAGVVDSNCGLIASADHFEPAHGELVGEVTIDRLVDPHKYKALGVKALKLLVLYRPDEPAEGRVEMVREFVESCRSAGLISIIEPVSRKPLAGGDFDWNAGILAAAKELGSLGADLYKAEVPFHGQAPEAEVRAACAELTNAIDGPWVVLSSGVPEDVFPDAVRWACLEGASGFLSGRAVWASCIGTPDVVESLSSDAVRRLQRLCAVVDDVVSAQRTNA, encoded by the coding sequence ATGAGCCCCACCGATCTCTCACCCCTCCAGCGCCCCTCCGGCGCCTTCGCGATGCTCGCCGTGGACCAGCGCGAAGCCATGCGCAACATGTTCGCCGAGCACACGGACCAGCCCGTCACGGACCAGGACCTGCGCAACTTCAAGCTTGAGGCCGCCCGGATCCTTACCCCGTACGCCTCCGGCATCCTCATCGACCGGCAGTTCGCCCTGGACCAGGCCATCGAAGCCGGCGTGGTGGACTCGAACTGCGGGCTCATCGCTTCGGCCGACCACTTCGAACCGGCACACGGCGAACTGGTGGGTGAGGTGACCATCGACCGCCTGGTGGACCCGCACAAATACAAGGCACTGGGCGTGAAGGCCCTGAAGCTCCTGGTCCTGTACCGCCCGGACGAGCCAGCCGAAGGCCGGGTGGAGATGGTCCGCGAATTCGTGGAAAGCTGCCGGTCCGCCGGGCTGATCAGCATCATCGAACCCGTCTCCCGCAAGCCCCTGGCCGGCGGCGACTTTGACTGGAACGCCGGTATCCTGGCAGCCGCCAAGGAACTCGGCAGCCTCGGTGCCGACCTCTACAAGGCCGAAGTCCCCTTCCACGGCCAGGCGCCGGAAGCGGAGGTCCGCGCGGCCTGCGCCGAGCTCACCAACGCCATTGACGGGCCCTGGGTTGTCCTCTCCTCCGGCGTCCCCGAGGACGTTTTCCCGGATGCCGTGCGGTGGGCCTGCCTGGAAGGCGCCAGCGGCTTCCTCTCCGGCCGCGCCGTCTGGGCCTCCTGCATCGGTACGCCCGACGTCGTCGAATCCCTGTCCTCTGACGCCGTCCGGCGGCTGCAGCGCCTCTGCGCCGTTGTGGACGACGTCGTCTCCGCCCAACGGACCAACGCATAA
- a CDS encoding carbohydrate ABC transporter permease: MLASITRRGILAIYAVIIIVPLTVVGFGSFKSTQELFAGPFSLPQSLSPANYAEVIGGQDLGSSFMNSVIVTAISVPLTLFLASLAGYAVSRLRGFMSWAIFGFLVLGMAIPAQANMVPLYVLFGRLGLLDSLAGLVVANLVSTLPIAVFILGGFMRTLPKELYEASSIDGTGPWRTYVSIALPLSAPSIAAAAIFLFVIHWNELLYPLLFIQSPGNRTLPLALLSFQGEFQTDYPLLFAGVIMASLPVVVAYVFLQRYFVAGITAGASKG; this comes from the coding sequence ATGCTCGCGTCAATAACCCGCCGCGGAATCCTCGCGATCTACGCGGTCATCATCATCGTTCCGCTGACCGTGGTGGGGTTCGGCAGCTTCAAGTCCACGCAGGAACTGTTTGCCGGGCCGTTCAGCCTGCCGCAGTCCCTCTCCCCCGCCAACTACGCCGAGGTAATCGGCGGCCAGGACCTTGGCTCGTCCTTCATGAACAGCGTGATTGTCACCGCCATCTCGGTGCCGCTCACCCTGTTCCTGGCCAGCCTTGCCGGTTACGCCGTCTCCCGGCTCCGTGGCTTCATGTCCTGGGCCATCTTCGGCTTCCTGGTGCTGGGCATGGCCATCCCGGCGCAGGCCAACATGGTGCCGCTGTATGTCCTCTTCGGACGGCTGGGGCTGCTGGACAGCCTGGCCGGCCTGGTGGTGGCGAACCTCGTGTCCACGCTGCCCATCGCCGTGTTCATCCTGGGCGGGTTCATGCGGACCCTGCCCAAGGAACTCTACGAGGCGTCCTCGATTGACGGGACGGGGCCCTGGCGGACCTACGTTTCCATCGCCCTGCCGCTGTCCGCGCCGTCCATCGCCGCGGCCGCCATCTTCCTCTTCGTCATCCACTGGAACGAACTGCTGTACCCGCTGTTGTTCATCCAGTCTCCCGGCAACCGCACCCTGCCGCTGGCACTGCTCAGCTTCCAGGGCGAGTTCCAGACCGACTACCCGCTGCTCTTCGCCGGCGTCATCATGGCCTCCCTGCCCGTGGTGGTTGCCTACGTCTTCCTGCAGCGCTACTTCGTGGCCGGCATCACCGCAGGCGCCAGCAAGGGATGA
- a CDS encoding carbohydrate ABC transporter permease has protein sequence MKKRRRSPTRVNPALYLFPLPAVAVIAFFLVMPTLQAFQYAVTDWNGFSAAFNYVGLDNFIRAFTSDSLFTNALTNNLKFVLLVVIAQTLFSLILALLLTKNSRGSVLLRALFFFPTILSSVSVAFIWKFIYDPNFGLANTVLDTVGLDALQGSYLGNNAQALYWVAVTQVWFHAGQMMVVYIAGLQAIPKELYEAAEMDGANRWQQFKSITWPFVAPATSIVVAYTTVQSFKAFDLILGIAGNPPKQSLDILSTRIYSTFANSEFGYAAAQSIIFMAMIALVTWLQRRLLRLTPKGE, from the coding sequence GTGAAAAAGCGCCGCCGCTCGCCCACCCGGGTGAATCCGGCACTGTACCTCTTCCCGCTCCCCGCGGTTGCCGTCATCGCCTTCTTCCTGGTGATGCCCACCCTGCAGGCATTCCAGTACGCCGTGACGGACTGGAACGGGTTCTCGGCGGCGTTCAACTACGTTGGCCTGGACAACTTCATCCGGGCCTTCACCAGCGACTCGCTCTTCACCAACGCCCTGACCAACAACCTGAAGTTCGTGCTGCTGGTGGTTATCGCGCAGACGCTGTTCTCGCTGATCCTGGCGCTGCTGCTGACCAAGAACTCCCGGGGCAGCGTCCTGCTCCGGGCCCTGTTCTTTTTCCCCACCATCCTGTCCTCGGTGTCCGTGGCCTTCATCTGGAAGTTCATCTACGATCCCAACTTCGGGCTGGCGAACACCGTCCTGGACACCGTCGGCCTGGATGCCCTCCAGGGCTCGTATCTCGGAAACAACGCCCAGGCCCTGTACTGGGTGGCCGTGACGCAGGTGTGGTTCCACGCCGGACAGATGATGGTGGTGTACATCGCCGGCCTGCAGGCCATCCCCAAGGAACTGTACGAGGCAGCGGAGATGGACGGCGCCAACAGGTGGCAGCAGTTCAAGTCCATCACCTGGCCGTTCGTCGCGCCGGCAACGTCCATTGTGGTGGCGTACACCACGGTGCAGTCGTTCAAGGCCTTCGACCTGATCCTGGGCATCGCGGGCAACCCGCCCAAGCAGTCCCTGGACATCCTCTCCACCCGCATCTACAGCACCTTTGCCAACTCGGAGTTCGGCTACGCCGCCGCCCAGTCGATCATCTTCATGGCGATGATCGCCCTGGTCACCTGGCTGCAGCGCCGGCTGCTCCGCCTCACCCCGAAGGGGGAATGA
- a CDS encoding ABC transporter substrate-binding protein yields the protein MSQISRRQAIAILGALGFGATAAACAGPGGSTAPGGATGPAAPSSGAVTGKVSFAHWRGEDKAVFDELIKRFAAMHSGVEVAQDISTSNDYNAQALQKLRGGSIGDAFATFRGAQFKNFTDAGIYTELKDSKAVGNYQDGLLSAGKSGESQLGLPYQVVFPMPMANVDLFDKAGAELAPKDWDSFLAMCEKLASSGVIPLSWPGGDVGNGGQLFNCMISNNAPVDDMCAQIEQGKLKVTDDWFIKMLNQYKDLVPYLQPNATGTAVEPAQNLFSQGKAAMLATGSYHIAAVRGLGAQFPIELVFPNTSDGNGKYEGVYNATFILGVNSASKNQAAAAAWIDFLSEPENAAYYANQTAQHVAVKDVDYTNPDLKRLSPWLDKKTALAARFQFMNLDVRNAVEASATAVISGTSPEQAAEAAQKIVDERL from the coding sequence GTGAGTCAGATTTCACGCAGGCAGGCCATCGCAATCCTGGGCGCCCTGGGCTTCGGAGCCACCGCGGCAGCATGTGCCGGCCCCGGCGGTTCCACCGCGCCCGGCGGCGCCACCGGCCCTGCTGCACCCTCCAGCGGAGCCGTCACCGGGAAGGTGTCCTTTGCCCACTGGCGCGGCGAGGACAAGGCGGTGTTCGATGAACTGATCAAGCGCTTCGCCGCGATGCACAGCGGCGTGGAGGTTGCCCAGGACATTTCCACGTCCAACGACTACAACGCCCAGGCCCTGCAGAAACTGCGCGGCGGCTCCATCGGCGACGCGTTTGCCACCTTCCGCGGCGCCCAGTTCAAGAACTTCACCGACGCCGGCATCTACACCGAACTCAAGGACAGCAAGGCTGTTGGCAACTACCAGGACGGCCTGCTCTCGGCCGGCAAGTCCGGGGAGAGCCAGCTGGGCCTGCCGTACCAGGTGGTGTTCCCCATGCCCATGGCCAACGTGGACCTCTTCGACAAGGCCGGCGCCGAGCTTGCACCCAAGGACTGGGACTCCTTCCTGGCCATGTGCGAAAAGCTCGCCTCCTCGGGAGTAATCCCCCTCTCCTGGCCCGGCGGCGACGTTGGCAACGGCGGGCAGCTGTTCAACTGCATGATCTCCAACAACGCGCCCGTGGACGACATGTGCGCCCAGATTGAACAGGGCAAGCTGAAGGTCACCGACGACTGGTTCATCAAGATGCTCAACCAGTACAAGGACCTGGTCCCGTACCTGCAGCCCAACGCCACCGGCACGGCCGTGGAACCTGCGCAGAACCTGTTCTCGCAGGGGAAGGCGGCCATGCTGGCCACCGGTTCGTACCACATCGCCGCAGTGCGGGGCCTGGGCGCCCAGTTCCCCATCGAGCTGGTGTTCCCGAACACCTCGGACGGCAACGGAAAGTACGAGGGTGTCTACAACGCCACGTTCATCCTGGGCGTTAACTCCGCCAGCAAGAACCAGGCCGCCGCAGCCGCGTGGATCGACTTCCTCTCCGAGCCGGAGAACGCCGCCTACTACGCCAACCAGACAGCGCAGCACGTGGCCGTAAAGGACGTGGACTACACCAACCCGGATCTCAAGCGGTTGAGCCCGTGGCTGGATAAGAAGACGGCCCTCGCGGCACGGTTCCAGTTCATGAACCTGGACGTCCGCAACGCCGTGGAAGCCAGCGCCACCGCCGTCATCTCCGGCACCAGCCCGGAGCAGGCAGCAGAGGCCGCCCAGAAGATTGTTGACGAACGGCTATGA
- a CDS encoding carbohydrate kinase family protein translates to MPQPSTGTLLFVGCATLDSIALVEDYPAADSRTVASDFATAGGGPAATAAVAAARAGASTAFAGVLGTDEEGDRIISGLQAEGVDTSAVVRDAGVKTGASVIVVSKASESRAIVTRPVPPVSFPAGSRFHELVESAAWVHVDHLGWNAVASLPDFNPRTMNISVDAGNPIPAFTPRGIALYVPTIERLRAEYGGDLSPAALLQKAVDDGASAVVATAGSDGAWVKDGTADAVHVPATPATIVSTLGAGDVYHGAILAAVAAGLPLVEAAVFAGRTASASCEGLDGRSAIPHQAITPALT, encoded by the coding sequence GTGCCCCAACCGTCAACCGGAACCCTGCTCTTCGTAGGATGCGCCACGCTTGACTCCATCGCCCTGGTGGAGGATTACCCCGCCGCGGACAGCCGCACCGTCGCTTCGGACTTCGCGACGGCGGGCGGCGGCCCTGCAGCCACGGCGGCCGTGGCAGCAGCGCGGGCAGGAGCCAGCACCGCCTTCGCAGGTGTCCTTGGCACCGACGAGGAAGGCGACCGCATCATCAGCGGCCTGCAGGCCGAGGGCGTGGATACGTCCGCGGTGGTCCGGGACGCCGGCGTGAAAACCGGCGCCAGCGTGATCGTGGTCAGCAAGGCATCGGAAAGCCGGGCCATTGTCACCCGCCCTGTCCCGCCGGTCAGCTTTCCCGCCGGCAGCCGCTTCCATGAGCTGGTGGAATCTGCAGCCTGGGTCCATGTGGACCATCTGGGCTGGAACGCCGTCGCGTCCCTCCCGGACTTCAACCCCCGCACGATGAACATCAGCGTGGACGCCGGCAATCCCATCCCCGCCTTCACCCCCCGGGGAATCGCCCTCTACGTGCCCACCATCGAGCGGCTCCGCGCAGAGTACGGCGGGGACCTCTCCCCCGCGGCGCTGCTGCAGAAAGCAGTCGACGACGGCGCCTCCGCCGTCGTCGCCACCGCCGGCTCCGACGGTGCCTGGGTCAAGGACGGCACCGCCGATGCCGTGCACGTCCCGGCAACACCCGCCACCATCGTCTCCACCCTCGGCGCCGGCGACGTGTACCACGGCGCCATCCTCGCCGCCGTCGCAGCCGGCCTCCCCCTCGTGGAAGCTGCCGTCTTCGCCGGCCGTACCGCCTCCGCCTCCTGCGAAGGCCTGGACGGCCGCTCCGCCATCCCGCACCAGGCCATCACGCCTGCCCTTACCTAA